Proteins from a genomic interval of Paenibacillus lentus:
- a CDS encoding ROK family protein → MELKYAIGIDIGGTKTAIGIVDSLGTVCAKTSLPTDLSIDPHHMVSRMADAAKQMLAEQKLNEAHLAGIGVGAPGPLNTKTGHIVKPPNMTAWHNFPLIDSLKRHFASPITFENDATAAALAEKWQGAAQDTEHFIFITISTGIGAGIFSHGKLITGSTGNAGDVGHLVIDPSAGDCVCGQQGCWEFIASGTAIAKRASRLLGRDVTSKEVFKLAEEGHTDMRKLVDQVYRYIGIGCVTLINTFDPEKLVIGGGVSQVGEPLFKAVQNYVQNCALNPSGQSTPIVPAALNQDAGLIGAAALIHMKY, encoded by the coding sequence TTGGAACTAAAATACGCGATAGGCATCGATATCGGCGGTACCAAGACAGCCATCGGGATCGTCGACTCGCTTGGAACAGTATGTGCTAAGACATCTCTGCCTACTGATCTATCGATTGACCCGCATCATATGGTAAGCCGCATGGCCGATGCAGCCAAGCAAATGCTTGCGGAGCAAAAGCTGAACGAAGCTCATTTAGCTGGCATCGGGGTGGGAGCACCCGGCCCACTGAATACGAAGACAGGTCATATCGTAAAGCCTCCAAATATGACAGCTTGGCATAATTTCCCCTTAATTGATTCCTTGAAAAGACATTTTGCGTCGCCGATTACGTTCGAGAATGATGCCACGGCTGCTGCCCTTGCAGAGAAATGGCAAGGGGCTGCTCAGGATACCGAGCATTTTATTTTCATTACGATCAGCACCGGGATCGGCGCGGGGATATTCTCTCACGGCAAACTGATTACCGGCTCGACAGGTAATGCCGGAGACGTCGGACACCTCGTTATCGATCCTTCTGCCGGAGACTGCGTTTGTGGCCAGCAAGGCTGTTGGGAATTTATCGCTTCGGGCACAGCAATCGCTAAGCGAGCCTCCCGCCTGCTAGGCAGGGATGTCACCTCCAAAGAAGTGTTCAAGCTGGCTGAGGAAGGGCATACTGACATGAGGAAGCTCGTCGATCAAGTATATCGCTATATCGGCATCGGCTGCGTTACGCTGATCAATACGTTCGATCCGGAGAAGTTGGTCATTGGGGGAGGTGTGTCACAAGTAGGCGAACCCCTGTTTAAGGCCGTACAGAACTATGTGCAAAATTGCGCGTTGAACCCATCCGGGCAGAGCACACCGATTGTGCCGGCGGCATTGAATCAGGATGCTGGTCTGATCGGGGCTGCAGCCCTAATCCATATGAAATATTAA
- a CDS encoding LacI family DNA-binding transcriptional regulator → MARRKRVSMQDIADKLEISKNAVSLALTNKKGVSDELRSRIIHTAKEMGYGPYAISESGESNILVLVPERIMSYQDNDHFQFFHDMIWGLEKSIRSKGFNAVIAPIDRESEHRLQLPRLFTDISYRGIILFGITHPEYARVVWEQEVRLVMMDSYYRELPCPVVTSANMEGAYEAVSYLIDCGHKDIGFIGPVNLTTSHEERWLGYWKAMQSGGLKIRGENCLTSSAGYDYTAEEITSFLSGLSELPSAFFCSNDRIAFILAELLQERNIAVPEELSIVGYDDLQYDSSSGVNMTTMRVEKERMCDAAATLLLSLNEPSREAIRWSVAPTLLVRSSVQMKGD, encoded by the coding sequence ATGGCCCGGAGAAAGAGAGTATCTATGCAGGATATCGCGGATAAGCTGGAAATTTCTAAAAATGCTGTATCGCTTGCTCTTACCAACAAGAAAGGGGTAAGTGATGAATTGCGCAGCCGAATTATTCATACGGCAAAGGAAATGGGGTATGGGCCCTATGCGATCAGCGAGAGCGGCGAGTCTAATATTCTTGTGCTCGTTCCCGAGCGAATTATGAGTTATCAGGATAACGATCATTTTCAATTTTTCCATGATATGATCTGGGGACTAGAGAAAAGCATTCGAAGCAAAGGCTTCAATGCCGTCATTGCTCCCATCGACCGCGAATCCGAACATCGCCTTCAACTGCCGCGCTTGTTTACGGATATTTCTTACCGAGGCATTATATTATTTGGAATTACACATCCTGAATACGCGCGAGTTGTCTGGGAGCAGGAGGTTCGGCTCGTGATGATGGATTCTTACTATCGGGAGCTGCCTTGCCCAGTCGTAACTTCGGCGAATATGGAAGGCGCATATGAAGCTGTGTCTTATCTTATTGACTGCGGACATAAAGACATTGGATTTATCGGCCCTGTCAACTTAACGACTAGTCATGAGGAACGTTGGCTAGGTTATTGGAAGGCAATGCAGAGCGGCGGGCTTAAGATTCGAGGAGAGAATTGCTTGACATCATCGGCAGGTTATGATTATACGGCAGAGGAAATAACGTCTTTCCTGTCCGGGCTTTCTGAGCTGCCTAGTGCTTTTTTTTGCAGCAATGACCGGATTGCCTTTATCTTGGCTGAACTTCTGCAGGAACGGAACATCGCTGTCCCTGAGGAGTTATCCATTGTGGGTTATGATGATCTCCAGTATGACAGCAGCTCGGGCGTGAATATGACAACGATGCGTGTAGAGAAAGAGAGGATGTGTGATGCTGCAGCGACGCTGCTTCTGTCCCTGAATGAACCATCTCGGGAGGCTATTCGCTGGAGTGTAGCTCCAACGCTACTTGTGCGCTCATCTGTGCAAATGAAGGGAGATTGA
- a CDS encoding superoxide dismutase: protein MAHQLPALPYPNNALEPHIDEQTMMIHHDRHHNTYVTNLNAALESAPELQSKSVEDLIADLDSVPESIRTAVRNNGGGHANHSLFWETIGPNGGGQPSGKLADAINNELGGFDKFKEDFTKAATTRFGSGWAFLAVDKDGKLSVYSLPNQDSPIMEGKTPILGLDVWEHAYYLKYQNKRPDYIAAFFNVINWSEVEKRYEAALSK from the coding sequence ATGGCACACCAATTACCTGCTCTACCTTATCCAAATAACGCTCTAGAACCACATATTGACGAGCAAACGATGATGATTCACCATGATCGCCATCACAATACTTACGTAACGAACCTGAACGCTGCGTTAGAATCTGCTCCAGAACTTCAATCCAAGTCTGTGGAGGATCTGATCGCTGACCTGGATAGCGTTCCTGAGAGCATCCGCACAGCGGTTCGCAACAACGGCGGCGGCCATGCCAACCACTCCCTCTTCTGGGAAACGATTGGACCAAACGGCGGCGGGCAACCATCCGGAAAGCTTGCTGACGCCATCAACAACGAGCTTGGCGGCTTTGACAAGTTCAAAGAGGACTTTACAAAAGCAGCTACAACTCGTTTTGGAAGCGGCTGGGCATTCTTGGCGGTCGACAAAGACGGTAAACTGTCTGTTTACAGCTTGCCTAATCAGGATTCCCCAATTATGGAAGGTAAAACCCCTATTTTGGGTCTGGACGTTTGGGAGCATGCTTACTATTTAAAATACCAAAACAAGCGTCCTGACTACATTGCAGCATTCTTCAACGTTATCAATTGGTCTGAAGTTGAGAAGCGTTATGAAGCAGCTTTAAGCAAATAA
- a CDS encoding DUF1450 domain-containing protein: MGLGIVVVEVCDSNLLSSLELEQLEEEYPEIAVLRLDCLSLCGLCKLRPYAMVNGKRVFAKTAGECVQLIKQTIEEELRAFDNTDGLDDLDI, translated from the coding sequence GTGGGCTTGGGGATCGTTGTAGTTGAAGTATGCGATAGCAATTTGCTTAGTTCGCTAGAGCTGGAACAGCTGGAGGAGGAATATCCCGAAATAGCTGTTCTTCGCTTGGATTGTCTAAGCTTATGCGGGCTCTGTAAGTTAAGACCTTATGCTATGGTTAATGGCAAGCGTGTATTCGCCAAGACGGCCGGAGAGTGCGTGCAGCTCATTAAGCAGACCATCGAGGAGGAGCTTCGAGCTTTTGACAATACAGACGGTTTAGATGATTTAGACATATAG
- a CDS encoding helix-turn-helix transcriptional regulator yields MNQLNKLPTRERILHMLKMSGSLSAKEITSELQITEMAVRRHLSTMERDGLIESKLIRQTMGRPTSVYGLTELAEGLFPKNYHTLTLDLLGELENEVGEETIRLLFEKRRDKLKLQYESSMEGIPFAEKVKKLAQIQNENGYMTEFEQNDDGNYVLKEHNCPISQIANRYNQACDCELSLFKSLLNTEVKRTECLAQDGERCIYIISNRE; encoded by the coding sequence ATGAACCAACTAAATAAGCTGCCGACGAGAGAACGAATTCTGCACATGCTGAAAATGTCCGGTTCCCTCAGCGCCAAAGAAATTACGTCCGAATTGCAAATTACAGAAATGGCCGTAAGGCGTCATCTCAGCACAATGGAGCGAGACGGACTGATTGAGTCCAAATTGATTCGCCAGACGATGGGCAGGCCGACATCGGTATATGGGCTAACTGAATTGGCCGAAGGCCTTTTTCCAAAAAACTATCATACACTGACCCTTGATTTGCTTGGAGAACTGGAGAATGAGGTTGGCGAAGAAACGATCAGGCTTCTCTTCGAGAAACGCCGAGATAAGCTTAAACTGCAGTATGAGAGCAGCATGGAAGGAATCCCTTTTGCCGAGAAAGTAAAAAAGCTCGCGCAAATTCAAAACGAAAATGGCTATATGACGGAATTCGAGCAAAATGACGACGGTAATTATGTTCTAAAGGAGCATAACTGTCCGATTTCCCAAATCGCTAACCGCTATAACCAAGCTTGTGATTGCGAATTAAGCCTATTCAAGTCTTTATTGAATACAGAGGTCAAACGTACAGAATGCCTAGCCCAAGATGGGGAAAGATGCATTTATATCATTTCCAATCGTGAATAA
- a CDS encoding rhodanese-related sulfurtransferase — protein MSKPAYRVLLYYKFVHIESPETFTTEHLQYCKHLGLKGRILIASEGINGTVSGTIEQTQKYMDHLRANPLFHDIVFKIDEVEGHAFKKMFVRHKKELVTFRYEHELDPNKISGKRLSPVEFHEQLQQDDVIIIDGRNDYEYDIGHFRGAIRPEVESFREFPEWIRDNLSQYKDKKVLTYCTGGIRCEKLTGFLLNEGFKDVAQLEGGIVTYGQDPEVQGRLFDGKCYVFDERISVPINRTDEDIVIASCYHCGDTNDRYINCPVCNLQYVCCETCEDEHHGFCSSECQEAVLAVNNS, from the coding sequence ATGAGCAAACCCGCATACCGCGTGTTACTATATTATAAATTTGTACACATCGAATCTCCAGAAACTTTTACTACCGAGCATTTGCAATATTGCAAACATCTCGGACTTAAGGGGCGCATTCTTATCGCGTCTGAAGGAATCAATGGAACCGTATCCGGAACGATAGAGCAAACGCAGAAATACATGGACCACCTGCGGGCCAATCCGTTGTTCCACGACATCGTATTTAAAATCGATGAAGTCGAAGGCCATGCCTTCAAAAAAATGTTCGTCCGCCACAAGAAAGAATTGGTCACTTTCCGCTATGAGCATGAGCTTGATCCGAATAAAATTAGTGGAAAACGGCTGTCACCGGTCGAATTCCATGAACAGCTGCAGCAGGACGACGTCATTATCATTGACGGCCGCAACGACTACGAATACGATATCGGCCATTTTCGCGGCGCCATTCGTCCCGAGGTCGAATCATTCCGGGAGTTCCCGGAATGGATCCGTGATAACTTAAGCCAATATAAGGATAAGAAAGTTTTAACTTATTGTACTGGAGGAATCCGCTGCGAGAAATTAACCGGCTTCCTGCTCAACGAAGGCTTCAAAGACGTAGCCCAGTTGGAAGGCGGAATCGTCACATATGGCCAGGATCCCGAAGTTCAGGGACGTCTATTCGATGGCAAATGTTATGTTTTTGACGAACGGATCTCCGTACCGATTAACCGAACCGACGAGGATATCGTTATCGCCAGCTGCTACCATTGCGGTGATACGAATGACCGTTATATCAACTGTCCTGTCTGCAATCTCCAATATGTTTGCTGTGAAACCTGCGAGGATGAGCATCACGGATTTTGCAGCAGCGAGTGTCAGGAAGCAGTCCTAGCTGTGAACAACAGCTAA
- a CDS encoding PIG-L deacetylase family protein: MPRTVGFIYAHPDDETFGCSFLIRQISDEGTKVVLLTATQGEAGKSGRLGAMTREELAAIREQELQRAGEILGISEIEHLRMGDGRLQEVKQEVLADRIIEFLNKHQAEVVVTFPADGISGHPDHIAIHHAVNQAVFSGACSSVQKLYYNVMGIQESQAMGTAVLEIKGGGHEEVKAKALTAHESQILSIERVFGKLDEGPPWHFSPELFLLVWERGSFYPAKQERSIFDDLL; the protein is encoded by the coding sequence ATGCCTCGAACAGTTGGCTTTATTTATGCACACCCAGATGATGAAACGTTTGGCTGCTCTTTTCTGATTCGGCAGATTTCGGATGAGGGTACGAAGGTAGTTTTGCTGACCGCGACGCAGGGTGAAGCAGGGAAGAGTGGCAGGCTTGGTGCAATGACACGAGAAGAGCTGGCCGCAATCCGGGAACAAGAATTGCAGAGGGCCGGAGAGATTTTGGGCATCAGTGAGATTGAGCACTTAAGGATGGGAGACGGTAGGCTTCAGGAAGTGAAGCAGGAGGTGCTTGCTGACCGTATTATCGAATTTCTCAATAAGCATCAAGCTGAAGTGGTCGTTACTTTTCCCGCTGACGGCATATCAGGCCATCCTGACCATATTGCCATTCATCATGCGGTAAATCAGGCGGTTTTCAGCGGGGCATGCAGTTCCGTTCAAAAGCTTTATTATAACGTGATGGGGATTCAGGAGTCCCAAGCTATGGGAACGGCGGTGCTGGAGATCAAAGGAGGGGGGCATGAGGAGGTGAAGGCGAAGGCTTTGACGGCTCATGAATCCCAGATTCTATCGATCGAGCGAGTATTCGGCAAGTTGGACGAGGGTCCGCCTTGGCATTTCTCGCCGGAATTATTCCTGCTCGTGTGGGAGCGGGGGAGCTTTTACCCGGCAAAGCAAGAGCGTTCCATTTTTGATGATTTGCTATAG
- a CDS encoding DoxX family protein has protein sequence MFNNFLRTNKFAMWFLTVIRIYLGIAWMKAGWGKITGGFNAEGYLAGAIAKSTGENPTVQGWWGVFLENVALPGVDVFNILVPYGEFLVGLGLILGTFTTFAALMGLVMNAAFLFSGTVSTNAQMLLLEVLIIVAAANAGKIGLDYYVLPYLRGLFNKDKAVTKTEAPAGKPQLKVNHGA, from the coding sequence ATGTTTAACAATTTCCTCAGAACAAATAAATTTGCAATGTGGTTCCTGACAGTCATTCGAATTTATCTTGGTATAGCATGGATGAAAGCAGGCTGGGGCAAAATTACAGGCGGATTTAATGCCGAAGGCTACCTCGCTGGAGCTATCGCTAAAAGTACTGGTGAGAATCCGACAGTACAGGGATGGTGGGGGGTATTCCTAGAAAATGTTGCACTTCCAGGCGTAGATGTCTTTAACATCCTCGTTCCTTATGGAGAGTTTCTAGTCGGTCTTGGTTTGATTCTAGGCACCTTCACTACTTTTGCAGCGCTGATGGGACTCGTAATGAACGCCGCGTTCCTTTTCTCGGGAACCGTAAGCACGAATGCGCAAATGCTTCTGCTTGAAGTACTGATCATCGTAGCCGCAGCTAATGCAGGCAAAATCGGATTAGACTACTATGTTCTCCCTTACCTTCGCGGGCTGTTCAACAAAGACAAAGCAGTAACCAAAACAGAAGCGCCTGCCGGAAAGCCACAATTGAAAGTTAACCATGGTGCATAA
- a CDS encoding polysaccharide deacetylase family protein has protein sequence MSKYTRLLILIFTLVFPLTPQQSSAQPASQFKDRAYYEERGDIVWEVPTEDKYIALTFDDGPDHRQTPQILDVLDQYNAKATFFVVGERVEKYPEIVQLQLARGHEVANHSYQHPSFRGMAKSKMQNELSKTQQIIFQATGYKAALFRSPGGFYNEELIQVSKQNDLKFILWSWHQDTKDWKAPGVNKIVKRVLSGARSGDIVLMHDYVANSNQTIEALKQILPELKKRGYSFVTVSELLSHKVTPDHLLEKVTH, from the coding sequence ATGTCTAAATACACACGATTGCTGATTCTAATATTTACCCTGGTCTTCCCCTTAACCCCGCAACAATCATCCGCTCAACCAGCATCCCAATTCAAGGATAGAGCCTATTATGAGGAACGCGGGGATATCGTTTGGGAGGTACCTACCGAAGACAAGTATATTGCCCTGACGTTCGATGATGGCCCGGATCATCGCCAGACGCCGCAAATTCTAGACGTGCTGGATCAATACAACGCTAAAGCTACCTTTTTCGTAGTAGGGGAACGAGTCGAGAAGTACCCTGAAATTGTTCAATTGCAGCTGGCCCGTGGACATGAGGTAGCCAACCATTCCTACCAGCATCCTTCGTTTCGAGGTATGGCGAAAAGTAAAATGCAAAATGAACTCAGCAAAACCCAGCAGATTATTTTCCAAGCAACCGGCTATAAAGCAGCACTCTTTCGTTCTCCGGGAGGCTTTTATAATGAAGAGCTCATTCAGGTATCCAAACAGAATGATTTGAAGTTCATCCTATGGTCTTGGCATCAGGATACGAAAGACTGGAAAGCTCCCGGTGTGAATAAAATCGTCAAGAGAGTGCTCTCGGGTGCACGCAGCGGCGACATCGTCCTCATGCATGATTATGTAGCGAATAGCAATCAAACTATCGAGGCCCTTAAACAGATCTTGCCCGAGCTCAAAAAGCGGGGCTACTCCTTCGTGACCGTATCTGAACTGCTGTCCCACAAAGTGACGCCTGATCACCTGCTGGAAAAAGTCACCCACTGA
- a CDS encoding flagellar brake protein: MEGSAIVEFWKGQLLELQTFEGVMYKTQVNHQDHNRIYIQKPINRMNRYLSVTNHMSVTVYFHNEERALYSFDTQLNLLHSQLWFQAPSVDRIKKAQRRRFFRVPVEVELNLNLKSIEHSEIDEFIKVTTKDISGGGLSFLCSFAVETEKLIAGIMHLETNNSQNTIEFYGKIVNCAKLPDNNFKVSLEFVHMKESTRSDIIKYCLFKQVEARNKLKNYSL, translated from the coding sequence ATGGAAGGATCGGCTATAGTCGAGTTTTGGAAAGGCCAACTGCTCGAGCTTCAAACGTTTGAAGGAGTCATGTATAAAACACAAGTTAACCATCAAGATCACAATCGCATTTACATACAAAAACCAATCAATCGTATGAACCGATATTTGTCTGTGACAAACCATATGTCTGTAACTGTATATTTTCATAATGAGGAGCGGGCACTGTACTCCTTTGATACCCAACTTAATTTACTGCATAGTCAGCTATGGTTCCAAGCCCCCTCCGTCGATCGTATAAAAAAGGCACAGAGAAGGCGATTCTTTCGCGTCCCCGTCGAGGTGGAATTAAATTTGAACCTCAAATCGATAGAGCATTCTGAAATTGATGAATTTATAAAGGTGACGACAAAGGATATTAGTGGGGGAGGACTATCATTTCTCTGCAGCTTTGCAGTTGAGACAGAGAAGCTCATAGCCGGCATTATGCACCTTGAGACAAACAATTCCCAAAATACGATCGAGTTTTATGGGAAAATTGTAAACTGTGCAAAACTGCCGGACAACAACTTTAAAGTATCACTGGAATTTGTTCATATGAAGGAATCGACTCGCTCGGATATTATTAAATATTGCTTATTCAAGCAGGTTGAAGCGAGAAACAAACTTAAAAACTATTCTTTGTAG
- a CDS encoding bifunctional diguanylate cyclase/phosphodiesterase has protein sequence MNIEGSYNLYIVALSVVIAVLASYSALNIVTKISLAKGKTRFFWLLAGSLVMGNGIWSMHFVGMLAYHTHMTVHYDIWFTLGSLLASVIASFIAFYITMPRNTNWYKIAGGGFIIGSGIVTMHYMGMEAMIIPNAIYYDPVLLVLSIIIALVASYLALLLFLHFQSESKTSWVKWLSAALMGIAICGMHYTAMEAVKLQHPAAAKAMAPTPAGQELFLLLCVMIVIFIILLVSWGALIFERHVLEKLAYLDSVTGLPNRNEMNRFFDSHVGTEKIGVLFLDLDQFKAINDTLGHNIGDLLIQEVGIRLRQFIREDQQAFRIGGDEFLFIIKQCNTARAEQLAHKILYSIKQVYYIEGNELYVTGSIGISIGSIQDSNRSVLLKTADTAMYRAKGLGKNQICFYSEEMGLQLVRKMELEKDLQLALENNQFFIMYQPKWNVKTNSLVGFEALIRWQHPRLGLVAPGEFIQIAEGTGLIVPMTKWALEQACRQCKEWQSQGLQQPVSVNLSVRLFQNDSLQELVQNVLDKFELAPHLLELEITESMVLYDINDIIRQLQGLRELGVRVSMDDFGTGYSSIGLLDRLPIDALKLDRLFTNDLENPSKRAVINAIIMMANNLQLDIIAEGVENQEHIDLLARLGCYVMQGYYYGEPMREAEIHEWVRTNEHNMSVV, from the coding sequence ATGAACATAGAAGGCAGTTATAATTTGTATATTGTGGCACTTTCAGTAGTTATCGCCGTATTAGCATCATACTCCGCATTAAACATAGTGACAAAGATTTCTCTCGCGAAGGGAAAAACCAGGTTCTTTTGGTTGCTGGCGGGCTCCTTAGTGATGGGCAACGGCATTTGGTCAATGCATTTTGTTGGAATGCTGGCTTATCATACGCATATGACGGTTCATTACGATATCTGGTTTACGTTAGGTTCGCTGCTAGCAAGTGTAATCGCTTCATTCATAGCATTTTATATCACCATGCCTCGAAATACGAATTGGTATAAAATCGCCGGCGGCGGCTTCATTATAGGCAGCGGAATCGTCACGATGCACTACATGGGAATGGAAGCCATGATCATACCCAACGCTATCTATTACGATCCAGTTTTGCTGGTGTTGTCGATAATTATTGCATTAGTGGCTTCTTACTTGGCTTTGCTGCTCTTCTTACATTTTCAAAGCGAATCGAAGACAAGTTGGGTTAAGTGGTTGTCGGCAGCCCTCATGGGCATTGCCATTTGCGGGATGCATTATACGGCTATGGAGGCCGTCAAGCTTCAGCATCCTGCAGCGGCCAAAGCGATGGCGCCAACGCCTGCCGGGCAAGAACTATTTTTGCTGCTCTGTGTTATGATTGTCATCTTCATTATTCTGCTCGTATCCTGGGGAGCGCTAATCTTTGAGCGGCACGTACTGGAAAAGTTGGCTTACCTGGACTCGGTTACCGGATTGCCCAACCGCAACGAAATGAACCGCTTCTTCGATTCGCATGTCGGCACTGAAAAGATTGGAGTTCTATTTCTAGATTTAGATCAGTTCAAGGCGATAAATGATACGCTCGGTCATAACATCGGCGATTTGCTCATTCAAGAAGTCGGCATTCGCCTTCGTCAATTCATTCGCGAGGACCAGCAAGCATTTCGCATTGGCGGCGACGAGTTCCTATTCATTATCAAGCAATGCAATACGGCGCGCGCAGAGCAACTTGCCCACAAAATTTTGTACAGCATTAAGCAAGTATACTATATTGAGGGTAATGAATTATACGTCACAGGCAGCATTGGGATCAGTATTGGCTCGATTCAGGATTCCAACCGATCTGTATTGCTCAAGACAGCGGATACGGCAATGTATAGAGCTAAAGGGTTAGGCAAAAACCAAATCTGCTTCTATAGCGAAGAGATGGGCCTTCAGTTAGTTCGTAAAATGGAACTGGAGAAGGATCTCCAGCTCGCCTTGGAAAATAATCAGTTTTTCATTATGTATCAACCTAAGTGGAACGTAAAAACCAACAGCCTGGTTGGATTCGAGGCGCTAATCCGTTGGCAGCATCCAAGACTCGGCCTGGTTGCTCCGGGGGAGTTCATTCAAATTGCAGAAGGGACAGGGCTTATCGTGCCGATGACTAAATGGGCGTTGGAGCAGGCCTGTCGCCAATGCAAAGAATGGCAGTCTCAAGGATTGCAGCAGCCGGTTTCTGTTAATCTGTCGGTTCGGCTGTTTCAAAATGATAGTCTACAGGAACTAGTGCAAAACGTGTTGGATAAATTTGAACTAGCACCTCACTTGCTCGAACTGGAAATTACCGAGTCGATGGTTTTGTACGATATTAACGATATTATTCGTCAGCTCCAAGGCCTTCGTGAGCTTGGCGTACGGGTATCCATGGATGACTTTGGAACAGGATACTCCTCGATTGGCCTGCTTGACCGGCTTCCGATCGACGCATTGAAGCTGGATCGTTTATTTACTAATGATTTAGAGAATCCGAGCAAACGGGCGGTCATTAACGCGATCATTATGATGGCTAACAATCTCCAGCTTGATATCATTGCTGAAGGCGTCGAAAACCAGGAGCATATTGATCTTTTGGCTCGTCTTGGTTGCTATGTGATGCAAGGTTATTATTACGGCGAGCCGATGAGAGAAGCAGAAATTCACGAATGGGTCAGAACCAATGAACACAATATGAGTGTAGTCTGA
- a CDS encoding response regulator translates to MKVILLDDDIIALDYLEHQLMQIPEIEIVGKFSDPDLGKKEILNQSIDLAFLDIQLPKIDGIQLAEEILQVKPDLKIVFVTGYESYAVRAFELNALDYLLKPVKLERLMNTIQRIDRSHTEFDLDRLAQKNQSLQIKMLGHFQMILKEKQLPPLRWRTTRAQELFLYMLQCRGQFIRKSTLIELLWPEYEPNRAYSLLYTIIYHIRKTLEQFEDYFSLTNSVDGYVLNLNNVLLDVEEWENFMMSSLPLKNTTIADYVNMMKLFKDDYLKEYDYWWAESERQRLKMLWLRTSFRMAEWYMSNHQQSKAVEKYLEICHQHPIAEEAHFALMKIFASNKNSLAVHRQYRLLVAILLEEFNEQPSTYITDWYDNWKIEHEN, encoded by the coding sequence ATGAAAGTTATTCTTCTGGATGATGATATTATTGCACTGGATTATCTAGAACACCAGCTAATGCAGATTCCTGAAATTGAAATCGTGGGGAAGTTTTCCGATCCGGATTTGGGCAAGAAAGAGATACTTAATCAATCGATCGATCTGGCTTTCCTCGATATCCAACTTCCGAAAATCGATGGGATTCAATTAGCGGAAGAAATTTTACAAGTGAAACCGGATTTGAAAATTGTGTTCGTCACTGGATATGAATCATATGCCGTACGAGCATTTGAGTTAAACGCATTGGATTATCTGCTCAAGCCTGTCAAATTGGAAAGGTTGATGAATACAATTCAGCGTATTGATCGTTCACATACCGAGTTTGATTTAGATCGGCTGGCCCAGAAAAACCAATCGCTGCAAATTAAAATGCTAGGCCATTTTCAAATGATTCTTAAAGAAAAGCAGCTACCGCCGCTGCGTTGGCGGACAACCCGAGCCCAGGAATTGTTCTTATATATGCTGCAATGCCGTGGACAATTCATCCGTAAATCGACTTTAATTGAATTGCTGTGGCCCGAATATGAACCCAACAGAGCGTATTCCTTATTGTATACAATCATTTATCATATTCGAAAAACTTTGGAGCAATTTGAGGATTATTTTTCGCTCACGAACTCTGTAGACGGATATGTTTTAAATTTAAACAATGTGCTTCTGGATGTCGAGGAATGGGAGAATTTTATGATGTCCAGCCTACCTTTAAAGAACACGACAATTGCCGATTATGTGAATATGATGAAATTATTTAAAGATGATTATTTGAAGGAATACGATTACTGGTGGGCGGAAAGTGAACGACAGAGGTTAAAAATGCTATGGCTCCGCACCTCATTTCGAATGGCGGAATGGTATATGTCGAACCATCAGCAATCGAAGGCCGTGGAAAAATACCTGGAAATATGTCATCAGCACCCTATTGCGGAGGAAGCGCATTTTGCACTAATGAAAATATTTGCTTCGAATAAAAATTCATTGGCTGTCCACCGGCAATATCGCCTGCTTGTTGCTATTTTGCTTGAGGAGTTCAATGAACAGCCAAGTACATATATTACGGATTGGTACGACAATTGGAAAATCGAACACGAGAATTGA